One Halobaculum sp. CBA1158 DNA segment encodes these proteins:
- a CDS encoding type II secretion system protein yields the protein MTRRAAGDALSSVVAWAAARWPFPVDPDPAVDRACSRLGRECDGEAVARASATVGCVAGGVAAAVLAVTVGLAAAATGGLLVACTVAAGGRRLPVLLAAFARTRAVAEVTTLVGSLALSMRLTPVPERAVRVATAAGDGALRRSLRRHARRAAVTGGTAAGLPSFAAEWREEAPALERATALLVAAGDAAAGVERERLLDRAVDAVETDLRDRAASFAGDLRGPVTGLYAFGVLLPLALVGTLPAAVAAGVPVSPLALVVVYDLLLPAAIVVAGGRLLLDRPVAVPSARVDRSHPDVPDRRPHAVVACTAAGATGYAIVTALVAGWAGIIAAIGVGVGSGLVVLLAPARGVRESIDERERGLADALALLGRRVADGESVERALPAVAGTLSGPVADALATAARRRSGLGLTVPEALAGDGGPLEPDRGGPRTRAAVAALATATDVGRPAGAALVAHADRLDALAAAERAARRELATVTGTLRDTAALFGPLVGGATVALAGRLDRLGGGSLRGGVGTALGDASEGAATGADATAAGAASTAVLPPSVVGPAVGAYVLVLAATLTALATGLERGLDATVVGYRAGIALLSATAAFLAGHVAVAALL from the coding sequence GTGACGAGGAGAGCCGCAGGCGACGCGCTCTCGTCGGTCGTCGCGTGGGCGGCCGCCCGCTGGCCGTTCCCGGTCGACCCCGACCCGGCGGTCGACCGGGCGTGCTCCCGACTCGGCCGCGAGTGCGACGGCGAGGCGGTGGCCCGGGCGAGCGCGACGGTCGGCTGTGTCGCCGGCGGGGTCGCGGCGGCGGTCCTCGCCGTTACGGTCGGGCTCGCGGCGGCCGCGACCGGCGGCCTCCTCGTCGCCTGCACGGTCGCCGCCGGCGGCCGACGGCTCCCGGTGCTTCTGGCCGCGTTCGCCCGGACGCGCGCAGTCGCCGAGGTGACCACGCTCGTCGGGTCGCTCGCGCTGTCGATGCGGCTGACGCCGGTGCCCGAGCGCGCCGTTCGCGTCGCGACGGCCGCCGGCGACGGGGCGCTCCGACGGAGCCTGCGTCGGCACGCGCGTCGGGCCGCTGTGACGGGCGGTACAGCAGCCGGCCTCCCGTCGTTCGCGGCCGAGTGGCGCGAGGAGGCTCCCGCGCTGGAGCGGGCGACGGCGTTGCTCGTCGCCGCCGGCGACGCGGCCGCCGGGGTCGAGCGCGAGCGACTGCTCGACCGCGCGGTCGACGCCGTGGAGACCGACCTGCGCGACCGGGCGGCGTCGTTCGCCGGCGACCTCCGCGGGCCGGTCACCGGGCTGTACGCGTTCGGCGTCCTCCTTCCGCTCGCGCTCGTCGGGACGCTCCCGGCCGCCGTCGCCGCCGGCGTTCCCGTGTCGCCGCTCGCGCTTGTCGTCGTCTACGACCTGCTCCTCCCGGCCGCGATCGTCGTCGCCGGCGGTCGGCTCCTGCTCGATCGCCCGGTGGCAGTACCCTCGGCGCGCGTCGACCGCTCTCACCCGGACGTGCCGGACAGGCGGCCGCACGCTGTCGTCGCGTGCACAGCCGCCGGCGCGACAGGTTACGCCATCGTGACCGCGCTCGTGGCCGGTTGGGCCGGGATCATCGCGGCGATCGGGGTCGGCGTCGGGAGCGGACTCGTCGTCCTGCTCGCCCCCGCTCGCGGCGTTCGCGAGTCGATCGACGAGCGCGAACGCGGGCTCGCCGACGCGCTCGCCCTGCTGGGCCGACGGGTCGCCGACGGCGAGTCCGTCGAGCGCGCGCTCCCGGCGGTCGCGGGGACGCTCTCCGGCCCGGTGGCCGACGCGCTCGCGACCGCCGCCCGGCGGCGCTCGGGGCTCGGGCTCACGGTTCCGGAGGCGCTCGCGGGGGACGGCGGCCCGCTCGAACCCGATCGGGGCGGGCCGCGGACCCGCGCCGCGGTCGCGGCGCTCGCGACGGCCACAGACGTCGGCCGACCGGCGGGGGCGGCGCTCGTCGCCCACGCCGACAGACTCGACGCGCTCGCGGCCGCCGAGCGCGCCGCGCGGCGCGAACTCGCGACCGTGACGGGGACGCTTCGCGATACGGCGGCGCTGTTCGGCCCACTCGTCGGCGGCGCGACCGTCGCGCTCGCGGGACGGCTCGACCGACTCGGCGGGGGATCGTTGCGCGGCGGCGTCGGCACCGCTCTCGGCGACGCGTCCGAGGGAGCGGCGACCGGTGCGGACGCGACGGCCGCCGGCGCGGCCTCGACGGCCGTTCTGCCGCCGTCGGTCGTCGGTCCGGCCGTCGGCGCGTACGTCCTCGTGCTCGCGGCGACGCTGACCGCGCTCGCGACCGGGCTCGAGCGGGGACTCGACGCGACCGTCGTCGGCTACCGCGCGGGGATCGCGCTGCTGTCGGCGACGGCCGCGTTCCTGGCCGGCCACGTCGCTGTGGCGGCCCTGCTGTGA
- a CDS encoding aldo/keto reductase, whose translation MATARGTWGYRDRFGDAVGRTYFRRFGPGVVSSIGLGTALGDPDDATDDRYRRALATGLDASINVVDTASNYRCGRAERVVGEALAGSGVPRESVVIASKVGHLPFDGSRPDDPGRYVRERYVDTGLVDADDLARGGHALTPALVDATLDRSLEAVGVDAIDCYYVHEPEAQLAVRDRAAVYDQVETAFETLERRRAAGDIGMYGVATWDAFRVPPDHESHLDLAELLARAEAAADAVGVEDHGLRAIQLPFNVRMAGAFTVAAHDADGADGPVSALEFCHREGLSVVAAAALAGGDLAEPDAIPEGVATRLAGDTPAQRALNFARSAPAVTTALVGCRRRAHVREAVAAGTFDPLGASAFDAVFE comes from the coding sequence ATGGCAACAGCGCGCGGCACCTGGGGCTACCGCGACCGCTTCGGCGACGCCGTCGGCCGGACGTACTTCCGCCGGTTCGGGCCCGGCGTCGTCTCCAGCATCGGCCTCGGCACGGCCCTCGGCGACCCGGACGACGCCACCGACGACCGCTACCGCCGGGCGCTGGCGACGGGACTCGACGCCAGTATCAACGTCGTCGACACCGCGAGCAACTACCGGTGCGGACGCGCCGAGCGCGTCGTCGGCGAGGCCCTGGCGGGGAGCGGCGTGCCCCGCGAGTCGGTCGTGATCGCGAGCAAGGTCGGGCACCTCCCGTTCGACGGCTCCCGCCCCGACGACCCCGGGCGGTACGTCCGCGAGCGCTACGTGGACACGGGGCTCGTCGACGCGGACGACCTCGCCCGGGGCGGCCACGCGCTCACGCCGGCGCTCGTCGACGCGACGCTCGACCGCTCGCTCGAGGCCGTCGGCGTCGACGCGATCGACTGCTACTACGTCCACGAGCCCGAGGCGCAACTGGCGGTCCGCGACCGCGCCGCCGTCTACGACCAGGTGGAGACCGCCTTCGAGACGCTGGAGCGCCGCCGCGCGGCCGGCGACATCGGGATGTACGGCGTCGCGACGTGGGACGCGTTCCGCGTCCCGCCCGACCACGAGTCGCACCTCGATCTCGCGGAGCTGCTCGCCCGCGCGGAGGCCGCAGCCGACGCCGTCGGGGTCGAGGACCACGGTCTGCGGGCGATTCAGCTCCCGTTCAACGTCCGCATGGCCGGCGCGTTCACCGTCGCCGCACACGACGCCGACGGGGCCGACGGCCCCGTGAGCGCGTTGGAGTTCTGTCACCGCGAGGGGCTGTCGGTCGTCGCCGCCGCGGCGCTGGCTGGCGGGGACCTCGCGGAGCCGGACGCGATCCCGGAGGGTGTGGCCACACGTCTCGCCGGCGATACGCCCGCCCAGCGCGCGCTCAACTTCGCCCGCTCGGCCCCCGCGGTGACGACCGCGCTGGTCGGTTGTCGCCGGCGGGCACACGTCCGGGAGGCCGTCGCGGCCGGCACCTTCGATCCCCTCGGTGCCTCGGCGTTCGACGCCGTCTTCGAGTAG
- a CDS encoding ATPase, T2SS/T4P/T4SS family has product MRFLDRLPGRDAGDRAGDAACRCRTRTAADSRSGVTDATALLVDADACDGSDIARDEACRATVIDALVDADADTVRVRSDGRDRVYAGRSAALLLAAGRFADAVAVRDPDLAERVRTDPVAVARTALGRAGPVARLVAETGLAACVEGVGDDPAGVSGPDLTDILRPGVAPVIALGRTVPRPPPDATLRNTTDLSTGGTVAVYDRDGPLPHYHLRPVTDGLDVSALATLEAARDRLANGTVESGDRAAGRAVRRAVAASRAETGRAETEEDAHAGPGNDPVPIETLADVLDRHTRGLGVLDDVFADPRVTDASLSPPAADSPLRVVVDGEAMTANVELSAGELAALSSRVRAESGRAFSRASPTTDAALGDVRVAAVTDPASDGPGFAFRRRDDEPWTLPRLVAVGSVPPAVAGLLSVAVERGAAVLVAGPRGAGKTTLLGAMCYELPPATRSVVVEDTPELPLEALREAGRDVQGLRVGTDADAPLSPTEAVRTALRLGEGAIVVGEVRGEEARALYEAMRVGAAADAVLGTIHGTGGASVRERVVSDLGVPPSSFAATDLVVTLGPDRRLAAVEEVRDGGPDGFAALADRETGDATMTGLLDRGESALAADLGGPDGDYADVRAAVRERTEVISDLAAAGRTDAAAVADGYNGYDGYDGYDGVRR; this is encoded by the coding sequence ATGCGATTCCTCGACCGCCTCCCCGGCCGCGACGCGGGGGACCGCGCCGGCGACGCCGCCTGTCGCTGTCGGACGCGGACCGCCGCCGATTCGCGTTCCGGCGTGACCGACGCGACCGCCTTGTTGGTCGACGCAGACGCCTGCGACGGCAGCGACATCGCCCGCGACGAGGCCTGTCGCGCGACCGTGATCGACGCGCTCGTCGACGCCGACGCCGACACGGTCCGCGTCAGGAGCGACGGCCGCGACCGGGTGTACGCCGGCCGCTCGGCCGCGCTGTTGCTCGCGGCCGGTCGGTTCGCCGACGCGGTCGCCGTCCGAGACCCGGACCTCGCCGAGCGCGTCCGGACCGATCCCGTCGCCGTCGCCCGCACGGCGCTCGGGCGCGCCGGCCCGGTCGCGCGCCTGGTCGCCGAGACGGGGCTCGCCGCGTGCGTCGAGGGGGTCGGCGACGACCCCGCGGGCGTCTCGGGACCCGACCTGACCGATATCCTCCGTCCGGGTGTCGCGCCCGTGATCGCGCTCGGCCGAACGGTCCCGCGCCCGCCGCCGGACGCGACGCTTCGGAACACCACGGATCTCTCGACCGGCGGCACAGTCGCCGTGTACGACCGCGACGGCCCCCTGCCGCACTACCACCTCCGGCCGGTCACCGACGGGCTCGACGTGTCCGCGCTCGCGACGCTCGAGGCCGCCCGCGACCGTCTCGCGAACGGGACGGTGGAGTCGGGCGATCGCGCCGCCGGACGGGCCGTTCGACGCGCCGTCGCCGCGAGCCGAGCGGAGACCGGTCGGGCCGAGACCGAGGAAGACGCGCACGCGGGACCCGGGAACGATCCGGTCCCGATCGAGACGCTCGCCGACGTGCTCGACCGTCACACGCGCGGGCTTGGCGTCCTCGACGACGTGTTCGCGGATCCTCGCGTGACCGATGCCTCGCTGTCCCCGCCGGCGGCTGACTCTCCCTTGCGGGTCGTCGTCGACGGCGAGGCGATGACGGCGAACGTCGAACTCTCCGCCGGGGAGCTCGCGGCGCTCTCCTCGCGCGTCCGCGCCGAGAGCGGACGGGCGTTCTCGCGGGCATCGCCGACGACCGACGCCGCCCTCGGCGACGTTCGGGTCGCGGCCGTGACGGACCCGGCCAGCGACGGGCCGGGGTTCGCGTTCCGCCGGCGCGACGACGAGCCGTGGACGCTTCCGCGGCTCGTCGCGGTCGGGTCGGTCCCTCCGGCGGTCGCCGGTCTGCTGTCGGTCGCCGTCGAGCGCGGCGCGGCCGTCCTCGTGGCGGGTCCCCGCGGCGCTGGCAAGACCACCCTGCTCGGAGCGATGTGTTACGAGCTCCCGCCGGCGACGCGGTCGGTCGTCGTCGAGGACACGCCCGAACTCCCGCTCGAGGCGCTCCGGGAGGCCGGGCGCGACGTGCAGGGCCTCCGCGTCGGAACCGACGCGGACGCGCCGCTGTCGCCGACCGAGGCCGTCAGGACCGCCCTCCGCCTCGGCGAGGGTGCCATCGTCGTCGGCGAGGTGCGCGGCGAGGAGGCGCGGGCGCTGTACGAGGCGATGCGCGTGGGGGCGGCGGCCGACGCCGTGCTCGGCACGATCCACGGTACCGGCGGCGCGTCGGTCCGCGAGCGCGTCGTCTCGGACCTCGGCGTTCCACCCTCCTCGTTCGCCGCGACGGACCTCGTCGTCACGCTCGGGCCGGACCGCCGACTCGCCGCCGTCGAGGAGGTCCGCGACGGCGGTCCCGACGGATTCGCCGCGCTGGCCGACCGCGAGACCGGGGACGCGACGATGACGGGGTTGCTCGACCGCGGCGAGAGCGCCCTCGCCGCCGACCTCGGGGGCCCCGACGGGGACTACGCCGACGTCCGAGCCGCGGTCCGGGAACGGACTGAGGTCATCAGCGACCTCGCGGCCGCCGGGCGAACCGACGCCGCGGCCGTCGCCGACGGGTACAACGGGTACGACGGGTACGACGGCTACGACGGGGTTCGACGGTGA
- a CDS encoding MFS transporter — MSRGRLFGTLCGAVFLVNMARVVFAPLLSEFIDAFGIGEATAGLLVTLVWVGSAAPRLPVGWLLTRVPRHYVVLAAGVVLTLASTFATLAPGIEVLMVAAVGMGLASGVYFIAGNTLVSELFPETVGRVMGIHGTASQLAAVAAAPFATVALGLTIEAVAGWRAVFAALAVAAAAITGLLWLATRRADLPEAGAEDRDLLWAARIEWRTIVTGVLILGIAGFVWQGVFNFYELYMLDKGLPPSVARNALTIVFGAGVPAFLVSGRLADRLPHVPYLLAVLAAFIACLFALVSVSGLVPLLVVSAVTGYVIHSLFPAMDTYLLDTLPDATRGSAYAVYSASMMLVQAAGSSVVGALRGAGFAYDLVFGVAAGGLVVLLVGLMLAQRASWLPE, encoded by the coding sequence GTGTCACGGGGACGGTTGTTCGGAACGCTGTGCGGGGCGGTGTTCCTCGTCAATATGGCCCGCGTCGTGTTCGCCCCCCTGCTGTCGGAGTTCATCGACGCCTTCGGGATCGGCGAGGCGACCGCGGGCCTGCTGGTCACACTCGTGTGGGTCGGTAGCGCCGCCCCTCGCCTTCCGGTCGGGTGGCTGCTCACCCGCGTCCCCCGTCACTACGTCGTCCTCGCGGCCGGCGTCGTGTTGACGCTGGCGTCGACGTTCGCGACCCTCGCGCCCGGCATCGAGGTGCTGATGGTCGCGGCGGTGGGGATGGGACTCGCATCGGGCGTCTACTTCATCGCGGGCAACACGCTCGTCTCGGAGCTGTTCCCCGAGACCGTGGGGCGAGTGATGGGGATCCACGGCACGGCGAGCCAACTGGCGGCGGTCGCGGCCGCGCCGTTCGCCACGGTCGCGCTCGGGCTCACCATCGAGGCGGTCGCGGGCTGGCGCGCCGTCTTCGCCGCCCTCGCGGTCGCGGCCGCGGCGATCACGGGGCTGTTGTGGCTCGCGACTCGCCGTGCGGACCTGCCGGAGGCCGGGGCCGAGGATCGCGACCTCCTCTGGGCCGCCCGAATCGAATGGAGAACCATCGTCACCGGCGTCCTCATCCTCGGGATCGCGGGGTTCGTCTGGCAGGGCGTGTTCAACTTCTACGAGCTGTACATGCTCGACAAGGGGCTGCCGCCGTCGGTCGCGCGAAACGCGCTCACGATCGTCTTCGGTGCCGGGGTCCCGGCGTTCCTCGTCTCAGGCCGCCTCGCCGACCGACTCCCGCACGTGCCGTACCTGCTGGCCGTGCTCGCGGCGTTTATCGCGTGCCTGTTCGCGCTGGTTTCGGTCTCCGGGCTCGTCCCGCTGCTCGTCGTGTCGGCGGTGACGGGGTACGTCATCCACTCGCTGTTTCCCGCGATGGACACCTACCTCCTCGACACCCTCCCCGACGCGACCCGGGGGTCGGCGTACGCCGTCTACTCGGCGTCGATGATGCTCGTGCAGGCGGCCGGCTCGTCCGTGGTCGGCGCGCTCCGCGGGGCCGGCTTCGCGTACGACCTCGTCTTCGGCGTCGCCGCCGGCGGACTCGTCGTGCTCCTCGTCGGACTGATGCTGGCTCAGCGAGCCTCCTGGCTGCCGGAGTGA
- a CDS encoding NAD(P)H-binding protein, producing the protein MHVTIIGCGYVGLELARQLREAGHGVVGVRRSESGLRAVADSGADAVAADATDPETLTALPDTDAVVFAASSGGRGAEAARRVYVDGLDNVIREYGRRDDPPSRLVYTSSTGVHGDHDGDWVDEETPLDPTTEKTRVLAEAERVARETAADHGIDGTVARFAGLYGPDRYRLERYVEGPVTEGYLNMVHRDDAAGAVAFLLERDVARGEAVLVVDDEPVDKWAFADWLAAECGVARPEKQTTEERVAAGDLSAAAERRLRTSKRCSNRKLRDLGYEFRYPTYREGYREAIRTYGEG; encoded by the coding sequence ATGCACGTCACGATCATCGGCTGTGGCTACGTCGGCCTCGAACTCGCCCGCCAACTCCGGGAGGCCGGCCACGGGGTGGTCGGAGTCCGCCGCTCGGAGTCCGGACTGCGCGCGGTCGCCGACAGCGGGGCCGACGCCGTCGCCGCCGACGCGACCGACCCGGAGACGCTGACGGCGCTCCCGGACACCGACGCGGTCGTGTTCGCCGCCAGTTCCGGCGGTCGCGGGGCGGAGGCGGCCCGGCGCGTGTACGTCGACGGCCTCGACAACGTGATCCGCGAGTACGGCCGGCGAGACGACCCTCCGTCTCGACTCGTCTACACGTCGAGCACCGGCGTTCACGGCGACCACGACGGCGACTGGGTCGACGAGGAGACGCCGCTGGATCCGACGACCGAGAAGACGCGGGTCCTCGCCGAGGCCGAGCGCGTCGCGCGCGAGACGGCAGCCGACCACGGCATCGACGGCACGGTCGCGCGCTTCGCGGGGCTGTACGGGCCGGACCGATACCGACTGGAGCGGTACGTCGAGGGCCCCGTCACGGAGGGGTACCTGAACATGGTCCACCGCGACGACGCCGCCGGCGCGGTGGCGTTCCTGCTGGAGCGCGATGTCGCTCGCGGGGAGGCTGTGCTCGTCGTCGACGACGAACCGGTCGACAAGTGGGCGTTCGCCGACTGGCTCGCGGCCGAGTGCGGCGTCGCGCGGCCGGAGAAGCAAACGACCGAGGAGCGCGTCGCTGCCGGCGACCTCTCGGCGGCCGCCGAGCGTCGCCTGCGCACGAGCAAGCGGTGCTCGAATCGGAAACTCCGCGACCTCGGATACGAGTTCCGCTATCCCACGTACCGCGAGGGGTATCGAGAGGCTATCCGGACCTACGGCGAGGGTTAA
- a CDS encoding DUF5791 family protein, with protein sequence MLYDALADPTGATPADLLDAYAAELADALADDDPATVAETVGVDEATVETMAGGDPEAVADVRLADAAAVLERVEGVPAHDIAHEVRDHLMMGMVTAILDVDTIAAEIDADLTGQEVQQALEGRTRLTLGELADIQALVIERTPE encoded by the coding sequence ATGCTCTACGACGCCCTCGCCGACCCGACCGGGGCGACGCCGGCGGACCTGTTGGATGCGTACGCGGCCGAGTTGGCCGACGCGCTCGCGGACGACGACCCCGCGACCGTCGCCGAGACCGTCGGCGTCGACGAGGCGACCGTCGAGACGATGGCCGGCGGCGACCCGGAGGCGGTCGCCGACGTACGCCTCGCCGACGCCGCGGCCGTGCTGGAGCGGGTCGAGGGCGTGCCCGCCCACGACATCGCCCACGAGGTGCGCGACCATCTGATGATGGGAATGGTGACGGCGATCCTCGACGTGGACACGATCGCCGCTGAGATCGACGCCGACCTCACCGGCCAGGAGGTACAGCAGGCGCTTGAAGGGCGGACCAGGCTCACGCTCGGCGAACTCGCCGATATCCAGGCGCTCGTGATCGAGCGCACGCCCGAGTAA
- a CDS encoding DHHA1 domain-containing protein codes for MVQVGARAFQEGWSAVSANPRAVVAVAGGALALVAALALYRRLRRTPGERFRALLAGRESVSVLLHPNPDADAMAAGLAVAELARSVDTDATLQYSGQVRRQENRAFRTVLDVDLESIDHVSDLSAEAVVLVDHNEPRGFAGADGILPFAVVDHHPGEGSGEAFTDVRTDYGACASILAEYFADTGARPVPPDAHESEVTGATLSTRAATGLLYGVISDTNRLTRGASAADFSAGAYLHPGVDEDKLERVADPAVSTEALDVKARAIAGREVRGSFAISDVGRVSNVDAIPQAADELVGLEGVTAVVVLGEKNGTVHLSGRSRDDRVHMGRAIEAAVADVPTASAGGHARMGGGQIGPQATADGSEEIPVVGREELLDRLFDAMEGER; via the coding sequence ATGGTACAGGTGGGAGCGCGCGCCTTCCAGGAGGGCTGGTCGGCGGTGTCGGCGAACCCGCGGGCGGTCGTCGCCGTCGCCGGTGGCGCGCTCGCGCTCGTGGCGGCGCTGGCGCTGTACCGTCGGCTCCGGCGGACGCCCGGCGAGCGCTTCCGCGCGCTGCTGGCCGGCCGTGAGTCCGTGAGCGTCCTCCTGCACCCCAACCCCGACGCCGACGCGATGGCCGCCGGCCTCGCGGTCGCCGAGTTGGCACGCAGCGTCGACACCGACGCCACCCTCCAGTACTCCGGACAGGTGCGCAGACAGGAGAACCGCGCGTTTCGTACGGTCCTCGACGTGGACCTCGAGTCGATCGACCACGTCTCGGACCTGTCCGCCGAGGCGGTCGTCCTCGTCGACCACAACGAGCCCCGGGGGTTCGCGGGCGCGGATGGTATCCTCCCGTTCGCGGTCGTCGACCACCACCCCGGCGAGGGGAGCGGCGAGGCGTTCACCGACGTTCGAACCGACTACGGCGCGTGCGCCAGCATCCTCGCGGAGTACTTCGCCGACACCGGTGCGCGGCCCGTTCCGCCGGACGCCCACGAGTCGGAGGTGACGGGTGCGACGCTGTCGACGCGTGCGGCCACGGGCCTGCTGTACGGCGTCATCTCGGACACGAACAGACTGACGCGCGGCGCGTCGGCGGCCGATTTCTCGGCGGGCGCGTACCTCCACCCCGGCGTCGACGAGGACAAACTCGAGCGCGTCGCCGACCCCGCGGTCAGCACCGAGGCGCTCGACGTGAAGGCGCGCGCCATCGCCGGTCGGGAGGTGCGTGGCTCCTTCGCCATCAGCGACGTGGGACGGGTGTCCAACGTCGACGCCATCCCGCAGGCGGCCGACGAACTCGTCGGACTGGAGGGCGTCACCGCCGTCGTCGTCCTCGGGGAGAAGAACGGCACGGTCCACCTCTCGGGGCGGTCGCGCGACGACCGCGTCCACATGGGTCGAGCGATCGAGGCGGCCGTCGCCGACGTGCCGACCGCCTCGGCCGGCGGCCACGCGCGGATGGGCGGCGGACAGATCGGTCCCCAGGCGACGGCCGACGGCAGCGAAGAGATACCCGTGGTCGGTCGCGAGGAGTTGCTCGACCGCCTCTTCGACGCGATGGAGGGCGAGCGGTAG
- a CDS encoding HVO_0758 family zinc finger protein, which translates to MKSTRKGLREGELEKDNYGRLTCAECGQSLAKQNPPDEVYSIRNCPDCDREWKELR; encoded by the coding sequence GTGAAATCGACACGGAAGGGGCTTCGGGAGGGAGAGTTAGAGAAGGACAACTACGGGCGACTCACCTGCGCCGAGTGCGGCCAGTCGCTCGCCAAGCAGAACCCCCCAGACGAGGTGTACTCGATCCGGAACTGTCCGGACTGCGACCGCGAGTGGAAGGAGCTTCGCTGA